From a region of the Janthinobacterium sp. 61 genome:
- a CDS encoding GNAT family N-acetyltransferase: MAGVMQIEWQGDSALCAWIDGQQVAMLDISRRADEVTVNMLFVKPPFRRRGIGGALLRRLLQCHPSASATCSDPRLRALLERTT; this comes from the coding sequence ATGGCTGGCGTGATGCAGATAGAGTGGCAAGGGGATAGCGCGCTGTGCGCGTGGATCGACGGCCAGCAAGTGGCCATGCTCGATATCAGCAGGCGCGCCGATGAAGTGACGGTGAACATGCTGTTCGTGAAACCGCCGTTCCGGCGGCGCGGCATCGGCGGCGCGCTGTTGCGGCGCTTGTTGCAATGCCACCCATCGGCCAGCGCTACCTGCAGCGACCCGCGGCTGCGGGCGCTGCTGGAGAGGACTACTTAA